A region of Thiofilum sp. DNA encodes the following proteins:
- a CDS encoding type II toxin-antitoxin system HipA family toxin — MAEIDVYLGHDAQPIFTGRLEKDAHQHAFSYQPHAPEALSLSMPLRVASYQYPELHPIFQMNLPEGALRWALEQMTAKQYGSNDLSLLALLGRHQIGRLAYSVAGLPLPALTEKPLTLDQLISSTDDDLFAQLLARYATYSGVAGVQPKVLMPLQQHLTLPLGHYIVKTWAEDYPHLACNEYVCLSIARAAGLEVPHFYLSDNAKLLITERFDLTPEGIALGFEDFGVLQGKGTKAKYDSSLEACTHTIRQFVSPSYQTQALADFYKLTYLNVRVRNGDAHLKNSGVLYSSLVDYHSGVLPSIVRKLAPIFDIVSTVPYLPNDTMALLLNGSKRWAKRKMLHQFARQHCGLSLTRIEQIEGEVEAAIESQMGLLQSLVERHSGFALVAERMVGVLGKKFEL, encoded by the coding sequence ATGGCTGAGATTGATGTGTATTTAGGTCACGATGCTCAACCAATATTTACCGGTCGGCTTGAAAAAGACGCGCACCAACATGCATTTAGCTATCAACCCCATGCACCCGAAGCACTCTCTCTTTCTATGCCGCTACGAGTAGCTAGCTACCAATATCCTGAGTTGCACCCCATTTTTCAGATGAACTTGCCTGAAGGTGCATTGCGTTGGGCTTTGGAGCAGATGACGGCAAAGCAGTATGGTAGTAATGATTTAAGTTTATTGGCTTTACTCGGTCGTCATCAAATTGGGCGTTTAGCTTATAGTGTGGCGGGGCTTCCTTTGCCTGCATTGACAGAAAAGCCCTTAACTTTAGATCAATTAATTAGTAGTACTGATGATGATTTATTCGCGCAATTATTGGCACGTTATGCGACTTATTCGGGGGTGGCGGGGGTGCAGCCTAAAGTACTCATGCCTTTGCAACAGCATCTCACTTTACCATTAGGGCATTATATTGTGAAAACGTGGGCGGAGGATTACCCCCATTTAGCGTGTAATGAATATGTATGTTTGAGTATTGCGCGAGCGGCGGGGTTGGAAGTCCCACATTTTTATTTAAGTGATAATGCAAAATTACTGATTACTGAGCGTTTTGATTTAACACCTGAGGGTATAGCTTTAGGTTTTGAGGATTTTGGTGTATTGCAGGGCAAAGGGACTAAGGCTAAATATGATAGTTCTTTAGAGGCTTGTACCCATACGATTCGCCAATTTGTTTCACCTAGTTATCAAACTCAAGCTTTAGCGGATTTTTATAAGCTGACTTATTTAAATGTGCGAGTACGTAATGGGGATGCTCATTTAAAAAATAGTGGCGTGTTGTATTCGTCTTTGGTGGATTATCATAGTGGGGTATTACCTAGTATTGTGCGTAAATTAGCGCCTATTTTTGATATTGTCAGCACTGTACCTTATTTGCCTAATGATACGATGGCATTATTATTAAATGGCTCAAAACGTTGGGCTAAGCGTAAAATGCTGCATCAATTTGCCCGTCAACATTGTGGGTTGAGTTTAACAAGGATTGAGCAGATTGAGGGTGAGGTAGAGGCTGCAATTGAAAGCCAGATGGGGTTATTGCAAAGCCTTGTTGAGCGGCATAGTGGCTTTGCTTTAGTGGCGGAGCGTATGGTTGGCGTGTTGGGTAAAAAATTTGAGCTGTAA
- a CDS encoding RtcB family protein, whose translation MPIQLEINQGKVPVKVYTADIDASALQQLHNLAQLPFIHSHIAAMPDVHYGIGATVGSVIPMKGAIIPAAVGVDIGCGMNAVRLSLKATDLPDNLAKIRSAIEAKVPVGLEQHKNEVTQAATLKQLAHHLQPVTDKHPGLVKMINNFERTWSRQVGTLGGGNHFIEICLDESDDVWIMLHSGSRGIGNAIGRYFITKAQKEMGQLLGTLPDKNLAYFEEGTEYFDDYIQAVGWAQDYAMVNRREMIRLVLDALKPHVPVFTTTKEAINCHHNYVEREEHFGEQVYLTRKGAISAQLGQLGIIPGSMGAKSYIVRGLGNQQSFCSCSHGAGRAMSRTAAKRKFNTRDLAAQTSGVECRKDKGVLDEIPGAYKDIDQVMEYQNDLVEVVHTLKQVVCIKG comes from the coding sequence ATGCCGATTCAATTAGAAATCAATCAGGGCAAAGTTCCAGTCAAGGTCTATACCGCTGATATTGATGCAAGTGCGCTCCAGCAACTCCATAATTTAGCGCAATTGCCCTTTATCCACTCGCATATTGCCGCGATGCCCGATGTGCATTATGGCATTGGTGCAACAGTAGGTTCGGTCATCCCTATGAAAGGGGCGATTATTCCTGCTGCGGTCGGGGTCGATATTGGTTGTGGGATGAATGCCGTGCGTTTGTCTCTGAAAGCCACCGACTTACCCGATAACTTAGCCAAAATTCGCAGTGCAATTGAGGCAAAAGTTCCGGTCGGTTTAGAGCAGCACAAAAATGAAGTCACTCAAGCCGCTACACTCAAACAATTAGCGCATCATTTACAGCCTGTGACAGATAAACATCCGGGGCTGGTCAAAATGATTAATAACTTTGAGCGCACTTGGTCGCGGCAAGTCGGGACTTTGGGGGGCGGTAATCATTTTATTGAGATTTGTCTTGATGAAAGTGATGACGTGTGGATTATGCTGCATTCGGGTAGTCGTGGGATTGGTAATGCCATTGGGCGTTATTTTATTACCAAGGCACAAAAAGAAATGGGCCAGTTATTAGGTACGTTACCGGATAAAAACTTGGCTTATTTTGAGGAAGGGACTGAGTATTTTGATGATTATATTCAAGCGGTGGGCTGGGCGCAGGATTATGCGATGGTCAATCGCCGTGAAATGATACGTTTAGTACTCGATGCATTAAAACCACATGTACCTGTATTTACTACGACTAAAGAAGCGATTAATTGCCATCATAATTATGTGGAGCGTGAGGAACATTTTGGCGAGCAGGTTTATCTTACTCGTAAAGGTGCGATTAGCGCTCAATTAGGGCAATTAGGCATTATTCCGGGCAGTATGGGGGCGAAATCCTATATTGTGCGCGGACTCGGTAATCAACAATCGTTTTGTTCGTGTTCGCATGGTGCAGGACGCGCTATGAGTCGCACGGCAGCGAAACGGAAATTTAATACTCGTGATTTAGCGGCACAAACGTCTGGTGTAGAGTGTCGTAAGGATAAGGGAGTATTAGATGAAATTCCGGGGGCGTATAAGGATATTGATCAGGTGATGGAATACCAAAATGATTTGGTGGAAGTGGTACATACTTTAAAACAAGTGGTTTGTATTAAAGGGTGA
- a CDS encoding helix-turn-helix domain-containing protein — protein MLDTLSQTIRQARRAQGLTQQQLADLCGLDRTTIGALERNNYPDLGIRKVELVLNVLGKELCSRDKSLPTLDELRGLYG, from the coding sequence ATGTTAGACACACTGAGCCAAACCATACGCCAAGCCCGCCGTGCTCAAGGCTTAACTCAACAGCAATTAGCTGATCTTTGTGGATTAGATCGCACTACGATTGGCGCATTAGAGCGTAATAACTACCCTGATTTAGGGATTCGCAAAGTAGAGTTGGTGCTGAATGTATTGGGCAAAGAGCTTTGTAGTCGTGATAAAAGTCTACCTACACTAGACGAGTTGCGAGGTCTATATGGCTGA
- a CDS encoding PQQ-dependent sugar dehydrogenase, whose translation MMRRLVLMLTLLFLPILTHAETLKLQAQPIVTGLNHPWSMAFLPNGEILVTERNGQLRRIQDGKLLPQPVKGLLPFRAFGQGGLLGLALHPQFAQNRWLYWTYTGAGQGGYSTHLARGKYQNGQLTEVQELFKATPKSNGPVHFGGRILFDRQGYLYLALGERGERDNAQDLSNHSGSVIRLKDDGSIPADNPFVNTPNAKPEIYSYGHRNQQGAALHPQMGELWTHEHGPQGGDEVNRIQKGANYGWPITTYGREYWGGRIGVPRKAGLTDPIHYWVPSIAPSGMVFYTGNRYPNWQGSLIVGALKLELLARLVLQGNKVIKEERYLEGQIGRIRDVQQGPDGYLYVLTDESNGGLYRIELAP comes from the coding sequence ATGATGCGTCGCTTAGTCCTAATGTTGACTCTATTGTTTCTCCCAATACTCACCCATGCCGAAACACTCAAACTCCAAGCCCAGCCCATCGTCACCGGTTTAAATCACCCTTGGAGCATGGCCTTTTTACCCAATGGTGAAATCTTAGTAACCGAGCGCAACGGTCAATTACGCCGCATTCAAGACGGCAAGCTACTTCCTCAACCTGTCAAAGGGCTACTACCCTTTAGAGCCTTTGGGCAAGGTGGATTATTAGGCTTAGCCCTCCATCCTCAATTTGCTCAAAATCGCTGGCTCTATTGGACCTATACTGGAGCAGGTCAAGGGGGCTACAGCACTCACCTTGCACGCGGTAAATATCAAAACGGTCAACTCACCGAAGTACAAGAGCTTTTCAAAGCCACCCCTAAATCTAATGGTCCGGTGCATTTTGGCGGGCGTATTCTGTTTGATCGCCAAGGCTATTTATATCTCGCACTTGGTGAGCGCGGTGAACGCGATAATGCCCAAGATCTGTCTAATCATTCGGGTAGCGTGATCCGCCTCAAAGACGATGGTTCTATTCCTGCTGATAATCCCTTTGTGAATACCCCTAATGCTAAACCAGAAATCTATAGCTACGGACATCGCAATCAGCAAGGCGCTGCGCTGCATCCGCAAATGGGAGAGCTTTGGACACATGAACACGGTCCACAAGGGGGCGATGAGGTAAATCGTATTCAAAAAGGGGCCAACTACGGCTGGCCTATTACTACCTATGGACGAGAGTATTGGGGAGGACGTATTGGTGTGCCACGCAAAGCTGGGCTAACCGATCCGATACATTATTGGGTTCCCTCCATTGCGCCCTCAGGCATGGTGTTTTATACCGGAAATCGTTACCCCAACTGGCAAGGAAGCTTAATAGTAGGCGCTTTAAAACTTGAGCTATTGGCGCGTCTAGTGCTGCAAGGTAATAAGGTCATCAAAGAGGAGCGCTATTTAGAGGGGCAAATCGGACGTATTCGTGATGTGCAACAAGGTCCTGATGGTTATTTATATGTGTTAACCGATGAATCAAATGGTGGTTTATATCGGATTGAGTTAGCACCTTAG
- a CDS encoding HPP family protein, with protein sequence MSWLKNYFSKMRGGGNSSPHPIHWRNALCSWLGGFIGIGLLGWLGTYTDFTEQDGTFIIGSFGATAVLLYGSPSAPFSQPRYVLGGHIIGALVGVTCAKYVVAPLWLLAALAVSVSIVLMYLTKTTHPPGGATALTAIIGSHKIHELGYWYVLHPVIESLILLLLIALLINNLSPLRRYPHYWY encoded by the coding sequence ATGAGTTGGCTAAAAAACTATTTTTCTAAGATGCGCGGTGGTGGCAATTCATCACCCCATCCTATTCACTGGCGCAATGCCTTATGTTCGTGGTTGGGTGGTTTCATTGGTATAGGTTTATTAGGGTGGCTAGGAACCTATACCGATTTTACTGAGCAAGATGGTACTTTTATCATTGGTTCTTTTGGCGCGACGGCGGTATTACTCTATGGGTCGCCTAGTGCTCCCTTCTCTCAGCCGCGCTATGTATTGGGTGGGCATATTATCGGTGCTCTAGTGGGTGTAACCTGTGCCAAATATGTGGTTGCTCCGCTGTGGCTATTAGCTGCTTTAGCGGTGTCGGTGTCTATTGTTTTAATGTACTTGACTAAAACTACCCATCCCCCCGGAGGAGCAACAGCACTGACGGCTATTATTGGTAGTCATAAAATTCACGAGCTAGGCTATTGGTATGTATTACACCCAGTAATAGAAAGCTTGATACTTCTGTTGCTCATTGCTTTGCTGATCAATAATCTCTCACCTTTGCGACGTTATCCTCACTATTGGTATTGA
- a CDS encoding AAA family ATPase, translating into MLKLDRQLIAERKAKLEETKATLKQHFVGIDKIIDDLIDYIQVWYLIPELLKRPVIVNLWGMTGVGKTDLVRKLVKSLHFQDRFVEVELSNVDETLWHSSVSSVLDSHELHDGKPAIVLFDEIQRFNTIDTDGKPLGQTKFMDFWELLSDGRLSKKHRDNLDNFLMGYFQRRKENQRKRSKGEEVEEETVYLSMWEALELRKALSLDLSVEDLMDMTEDEMFDLIMSAKRQKAIYEPINHSKTLILISGNLDDAFHMATQAAEADVDADIFHAFTTKVTLMDVKEALMNKFRPEQVARFGNIHLIYPSLRKQDFEVLIQREIERVCRETFEHTGVQLTLDDSIARLIYRNGVFPVQGVRPVFSSVTDILEMNLSKMLLHALTHEETTIHLNFNEAEQKIEAKVGETDFSYAYSGRIDKIRQTNQQAAVANISVHESGHAVVYMVLFGLVPLQLQSKVASSYSGGFTFPHQIHRTKRSMLDMIKVYLAGGLAEEIVFGTFNASTGRENDREQATVLALDYVRKYGFDDEFQATYTLDHHAYMMNRDVTDMDVEKMMMRLVSETRELLSRHILLLQSLSMQLTQKGQLESSHTAELAAQYGLVVEVKPEGHLHIPAYDKQLDAVRVN; encoded by the coding sequence ATGCTCAAACTAGATCGTCAACTCATTGCGGAACGCAAAGCTAAATTAGAGGAAACCAAAGCTACCCTCAAGCAACATTTTGTCGGTATCGATAAGATCATTGATGATCTGATTGATTATATTCAGGTGTGGTACTTAATCCCTGAACTACTCAAGCGCCCTGTGATTGTGAATCTCTGGGGGATGACGGGAGTAGGTAAAACCGATTTGGTACGTAAATTGGTAAAAAGTCTGCACTTCCAAGATCGCTTTGTGGAAGTGGAGCTATCCAATGTGGACGAAACCCTGTGGCACTCTTCTGTCTCTTCAGTGCTTGATAGTCATGAGCTACACGATGGTAAACCCGCCATTGTGTTATTTGATGAAATTCAGCGTTTTAATACGATTGATACCGATGGCAAACCTTTAGGGCAAACTAAATTCATGGATTTTTGGGAATTGCTCTCGGATGGGCGTTTATCCAAAAAACATCGGGATAATTTAGATAACTTCCTCATGGGCTATTTCCAACGCCGTAAAGAGAATCAACGTAAACGCAGTAAAGGCGAAGAAGTCGAGGAAGAAACCGTTTACCTAAGTATGTGGGAAGCACTGGAGCTACGCAAAGCACTAAGCCTAGATCTCAGCGTAGAAGACTTAATGGATATGACCGAAGATGAAATGTTCGATCTCATTATGTCGGCTAAGCGTCAAAAAGCGATCTACGAACCGATTAATCATTCTAAGACTTTAATATTAATTTCAGGAAACTTAGATGATGCTTTCCATATGGCGACTCAAGCAGCTGAGGCGGATGTGGATGCGGATATTTTCCACGCCTTTACCACCAAAGTAACGCTCATGGATGTCAAAGAAGCGTTGATGAATAAATTCCGCCCTGAACAAGTAGCACGGTTTGGTAATATTCATTTGATCTATCCGAGCTTAAGAAAACAAGACTTTGAGGTATTGATCCAACGTGAGATTGAGCGTGTTTGCCGTGAAACATTTGAGCATACTGGCGTACAACTCACCCTTGATGACAGTATTGCGCGGCTGATTTATCGTAATGGGGTCTTTCCGGTGCAAGGGGTGCGTCCTGTCTTTTCTAGTGTGACTGACATTTTGGAAATGAATTTATCCAAAATGCTATTGCATGCACTCACCCATGAAGAAACGACGATTCATCTCAATTTCAATGAAGCTGAGCAAAAAATTGAGGCTAAGGTAGGCGAGACAGACTTTTCCTATGCGTACTCAGGGCGTATTGATAAAATCCGCCAAACTAATCAACAAGCCGCTGTGGCTAATATTAGTGTGCATGAGTCGGGACATGCCGTGGTATATATGGTGTTATTCGGTTTAGTGCCTTTACAATTGCAAAGTAAAGTAGCGAGTAGCTATTCCGGTGGCTTTACCTTCCCGCATCAAATCCATCGTACTAAACGCAGTATGCTGGATATGATTAAGGTTTACCTCGCGGGTGGCTTAGCTGAAGAGATTGTGTTTGGCACTTTCAATGCCTCTACAGGTCGGGAAAATGACCGTGAACAAGCGACGGTATTAGCGTTAGACTATGTGCGTAAATACGGTTTTGATGATGAGTTTCAGGCGACTTATACCCTTGATCATCATGCTTATATGATGAATCGGGATGTAACCGATATGGATGTGGAAAAAATGATGATGCGTTTAGTGAGTGAAACGCGCGAGTTATTAAGTCGTCATATTCTTCTGCTACAAAGCTTGTCTATGCAATTGACGCAAAAAGGGCAATTGGAAAGCAGTCATACCGCTGAACTTGCGGCTCAGTATGGGTTAGTGGTAGAGGTTAAACCAGAAGGACATTTACATATCCCCGCCTATGATAAGCAGTTAGACGCAGTACGAGTAAATTAA
- a CDS encoding phosphoribosyl-ATP diphosphatase, with amino-acid sequence MNEAILTALAEVLEQRKGADKDSSYVASLYHKGLDSILKKIGEEATETVMAAKDGVPDKIVYEVADLWFHTLVLLAQQNLHPDAVLAELARRFGLSGLVEKSHRTPH; translated from the coding sequence ATGAATGAAGCGATTTTGACGGCACTAGCCGAAGTACTCGAACAACGTAAAGGCGCGGATAAAGACAGCTCTTACGTTGCCTCGCTGTACCATAAAGGCTTAGATAGTATCTTAAAGAAAATTGGTGAAGAGGCCACAGAAACCGTGATGGCCGCGAAAGACGGTGTGCCCGATAAGATTGTGTATGAAGTAGCCGATTTATGGTTTCATACCTTAGTATTATTAGCACAACAAAACTTACATCCCGATGCTGTACTAGCTGAATTAGCGCGTCGGTTTGGTTTATCGGGTTTGGTTGAAAAAAGCCATCGTACCCCTCATTAA
- a CDS encoding 2OG-Fe(II) oxygenase, producing MTTEHLDPEWLNWVQHNLERRCAPSDLYKIMREHGFSVAVIKAMMGEAYPTGIEATETLDPKNTDIDYLALANPPLCQFTPDLTPKRFDNDLLQLYTIESFLSPEECEHLIAVSEEHLKPSQVTHSNGDERFRTSETCDFTQVSDPAFVKYIDEKISQTLGICLPYSEPIQVQRYDIGQEFKAHHDYFAPNTNVYEQFAGEMGQRTWTFMVYLNNTPQGGGTKFVDIGQTFYPQQGMAVVWNNLHSDGTPNRHSLHHGMPVEEGKKVIITKWFREKGYGPMFHGQAQTQTQSQTQTQTQSQEQSTQEVQQPNTQVVATAKKVPSAEALREARQKLSRQARRAKAKRRS from the coding sequence ATGACTACTGAGCATTTAGACCCCGAATGGTTAAATTGGGTACAACACAATCTAGAGCGTCGCTGCGCCCCCAGCGATTTATATAAGATTATGCGTGAGCATGGTTTTAGTGTGGCAGTGATTAAAGCCATGATGGGCGAGGCTTATCCCACAGGCATTGAAGCGACCGAAACCTTAGATCCTAAAAATACTGATATTGATTATTTAGCCTTGGCTAATCCCCCGTTATGCCAATTCACACCAGACTTAACACCTAAGCGTTTTGATAACGATTTATTACAACTGTACACCATTGAAAGCTTTTTAAGCCCTGAGGAGTGTGAACACTTAATCGCCGTATCGGAGGAGCATTTAAAACCCTCGCAAGTGACGCATAGCAATGGTGATGAGCGTTTTCGTACTAGCGAAACCTGTGATTTTACCCAAGTCTCGGATCCCGCTTTTGTTAAATATATTGATGAGAAAATTTCTCAGACCTTAGGCATTTGCCTGCCTTACTCTGAGCCGATTCAAGTGCAACGTTATGATATTGGTCAGGAGTTCAAAGCACACCACGATTACTTCGCGCCGAATACCAATGTATATGAGCAGTTTGCCGGAGAAATGGGACAGCGTACTTGGACTTTTATGGTGTATTTAAATAATACGCCACAAGGGGGCGGGACTAAGTTTGTCGATATTGGGCAAACTTTCTATCCTCAACAAGGTATGGCAGTGGTGTGGAATAATCTACATAGCGATGGCACGCCTAATCGCCATTCACTCCATCATGGTATGCCCGTTGAGGAGGGTAAAAAGGTTATTATTACCAAATGGTTCCGTGAAAAAGGCTATGGTCCTATGTTTCATGGACAAGCTCAGACCCAGACTCAGAGCCAAACCCAGACTCAAACTCAAAGCCAAGAGCAAAGCACCCAAGAAGTACAGCAGCCCAACACTCAAGTGGTAGCGACTGCTAAAAAAGTACCTAGTGCTGAAGCACTACGTGAGGCTCGTCAAAAACTGTCACGTCAGGCGCGACGTGCTAAAGCTAAACGGCGCAGCTAA
- a CDS encoding cysteine peptidase family C39 domain-containing protein codes for MKHIRQEHRTGCGIACVAMLCGITYKEAMNMAVKVFNWGVSQKTFYTSSNQLRKLLIEMNIPTLKGRSVRKWSSISDTAIIGINYNKKNNSWHWVVFCREEQREYVLDPQSKREVRTDFGRMRLRSFIPIKL; via the coding sequence ATGAAACATATTCGCCAAGAGCATAGAACGGGCTGCGGCATTGCGTGTGTTGCAATGCTTTGTGGTATTACTTACAAAGAGGCAATGAATATGGCGGTTAAGGTCTTTAATTGGGGAGTATCTCAAAAAACTTTTTATACAAGTAGCAACCAGCTTCGGAAACTGCTGATTGAAATGAACATTCCCACTCTTAAAGGGCGGTCAGTGCGCAAGTGGTCATCAATATCCGATACAGCAATTATTGGCATAAACTATAATAAGAAAAACAACTCTTGGCATTGGGTAGTTTTTTGTAGAGAAGAACAAAGAGAGTATGTTCTTGATCCACAGTCTAAAAGAGAAGTCAGAACAGATTTTGGTCGTATGCGCTTAAGATCATTTATTCCAATAAAACTATAA
- the lexA gene encoding transcriptional repressor LexA: MSTNNLTKKQLATLDAIKKLTAQWGRQPTLDEIAGELNITSKSTVHEHVQALIRIGTLIACTGKKAYLLPDEAMEIELPMLGQIAAGKPIQAVENERIISPNDVLVRADRYALLIRGDSMIDIGVMDGDYVVIQSQEYARNGEVVAALIDNYETTLKRIYYLSDGRVELRPENRTYESMFYPAESVQVQGKMVGLFRKWS; this comes from the coding sequence ATGTCAACCAATAACCTGACTAAAAAACAACTGGCAACCTTAGATGCCATTAAAAAACTCACGGCTCAATGGGGGCGGCAACCCACCCTAGATGAGATTGCAGGTGAGCTAAATATTACCAGTAAAAGTACCGTACATGAGCATGTACAGGCTTTAATTCGTATAGGTACGCTCATCGCGTGTACGGGTAAAAAAGCCTATCTATTGCCCGATGAAGCCATGGAAATTGAATTACCGATGCTAGGACAGATTGCAGCCGGTAAGCCTATTCAAGCGGTAGAAAATGAACGCATTATTAGTCCCAACGATGTGCTAGTGCGTGCAGATCGTTACGCCTTGCTGATCAGAGGCGACTCGATGATCGATATTGGTGTAATGGATGGTGATTATGTAGTGATCCAAAGCCAAGAGTATGCACGCAATGGCGAGGTAGTCGCGGCTCTCATCGACAACTATGAAACTACCTTAAAACGCATCTATTACCTCAGTGATGGGCGCGTAGAGTTACGCCCTGAAAACCGTACCTATGAATCCATGTTTTACCCCGCTGAAAGCGTACAGGTACAGGGTAAAATGGTGGGTTTATTCCGTAAATGGTCTTAA
- the hisF gene encoding imidazole glycerol phosphate synthase subunit HisF, translated as MGLAKRIIPCLDVDNGRVVKGVNFVGIRDAGDPVEIAARYNREGADEITFLDITASSDDRETMAHMVEQVASQVFIPLTVGGGIRKLDDIRRMLNAGADKVSINTAAVFNPDFVREAAEYFGSQCIVVAIDAKRVNPPNEAPKWEIFTHGGRKGTGIDALAWAEKMVEFGAGELLVTSMDRDGTKSGFDLELMQALNERVNVPLIASGGVGNLQHLADGILTGKADAVLAASIFHFGQHTIGEAKAFMAEQGIEMRL; from the coding sequence ATGGGTCTAGCTAAACGTATTATTCCTTGCCTCGATGTTGATAATGGGCGCGTGGTGAAAGGGGTAAACTTTGTCGGGATTCGTGATGCAGGCGATCCGGTTGAAATTGCTGCGCGTTATAATCGCGAGGGTGCGGATGAAATTACCTTTTTAGATATTACCGCCAGCTCCGATGACCGTGAAACGATGGCGCATATGGTCGAGCAAGTCGCTTCACAAGTATTTATCCCGTTAACAGTAGGGGGCGGGATTCGCAAATTAGACGATATACGCCGCATGTTGAACGCAGGCGCGGATAAAGTGTCTATTAATACTGCTGCCGTTTTTAATCCTGATTTTGTGCGTGAGGCCGCTGAATACTTTGGTTCGCAATGTATTGTGGTGGCTATCGATGCTAAACGTGTTAACCCACCTAATGAAGCGCCAAAATGGGAAATTTTCACTCATGGTGGTCGCAAAGGCACGGGAATTGATGCTTTAGCATGGGCTGAAAAGATGGTTGAATTCGGAGCAGGTGAACTATTAGTCACCAGTATGGATCGGGACGGAACTAAAAGCGGCTTTGATCTAGAATTAATGCAGGCGCTAAATGAGCGCGTCAATGTCCCCCTCATCGCCTCAGGAGGTGTGGGCAATCTACAACATTTAGCCGATGGTATTTTAACCGGAAAAGCCGATGCGGTATTAGCCGCCAGTATTTTCCACTTTGGGCAACACACTATCGGTGAGGCAAAAGCATTTATGGCCGAACAGGGCATTGAAATGCGCCTATAA
- the hisA gene encoding 1-(5-phosphoribosyl)-5-[(5-phosphoribosylamino)methylideneamino]imidazole-4-carboxamide isomerase, which produces MLLIPAIDLKDGKCVRLRQGRMDDSTVFSDSPVDMAARWVEEGARRLHLVDLNGAFEGKPINGEVVKAITARFPRIPVQIGGGIRDAATIQAYLEAGVQYCIIGTKAVQDPQFVIDVCKQFPNHIIVGIDAKNGMVATDGWAEVSRVSAIELAKQFEQAGVSAIVYTDIARDGMMQGVNVAETAHLAQSISIPVIASGGVTNMNDISALCAVEDKGVMGAILGRSIYEGTINLSDAQRYVDGIKG; this is translated from the coding sequence ATGTTGTTAATTCCCGCCATTGATCTTAAAGATGGTAAATGTGTGCGCTTACGCCAAGGGCGTATGGATGACTCGACCGTATTCTCTGATAGCCCCGTCGATATGGCGGCACGTTGGGTCGAAGAAGGCGCACGTCGCTTACATCTCGTGGATTTAAATGGTGCGTTTGAGGGTAAACCGATTAATGGCGAGGTAGTAAAAGCGATTACTGCCCGCTTCCCACGCATTCCCGTACAAATTGGGGGCGGGATTCGTGATGCAGCCACCATTCAAGCTTACTTAGAGGCTGGCGTGCAATACTGCATTATTGGCACGAAAGCGGTACAAGACCCACAGTTTGTGATTGATGTATGTAAGCAATTTCCTAATCACATTATTGTCGGTATTGACGCGAAAAATGGTATGGTCGCCACCGATGGCTGGGCCGAAGTCTCGCGCGTTTCCGCGATTGAATTAGCTAAGCAATTTGAACAAGCAGGCGTGAGTGCCATTGTTTATACCGACATAGCCCGCGATGGCATGATGCAAGGCGTCAATGTGGCTGAAACGGCTCATCTAGCGCAAAGCATTAGTATTCCAGTCATTGCCTCCGGTGGGGTCACTAATATGAATGATATTAGTGCCTTATGCGCTGTTGAAGATAAAGGTGTCATGGGAGCCATTTTAGGGCGTTCGATTTACGAAGGCACGATTAATCTTAGCGACGCGCAACGTTATGTTGACGGCATTAAGGGGTAA